The Ascaphus truei isolate aAscTru1 chromosome 18, aAscTru1.hap1, whole genome shotgun sequence genome window below encodes:
- the LOC142468831 gene encoding uncharacterized protein LOC142468831 produces the protein MPAPPVLLLLGLAACVWGPSLAEAAAVQSFESETIQIFTLPLNLPEQTESVTSGNKKRKKDREEQLQQESRTPTDTMAAMEDQEALKRLRQILVNLLNDLPQLETKKSGKNRSSLKRTTTTTTTKTTRKKPITELNTILATSIATIMDNTPVLSVDTFFNLDMEPFQHTNGESEPSGTEDKHTDLQNFEKTYTDIENAPSYSLPNPEDISNSFQETETFPARTRAGSRSAKPKNKTQNDNLEEFNKLMAFLEKYFPDIKSLVEKSTDMNATEEAFATLAVLKNFLYPRNPEMKESTREALNKILEDEAKVLELLLENNS, from the exons ATGCCGGCCCCGCCGGTTCTCCTGTTGCTCGGCCTGGCGGCCTGTGTCTGGGGCCCCAGCCTTGCCGAGGCCGCCG CGGTACAGTCTTTTGAAAGTGAAACTATACAG ATCTTTACTTTGCCGCTAAATTTACCTGAACAAACAGAGAGTGTTACTTCCGgtaacaaaaaaaggaaaaaagacagAGAGGAGCAACTACAACAGGAATCAC GAACTCCAACTGACACTATGGCAGCGATGGAAGATCAAGAAGCTCTTAAACGCCTCAGACAGATTTTAGTAAATTTGCTAAATGATCTCCCTCAATTGGAGACAAAAAAAAGTGGGAAGAATAGAAGTTCATTGAAGAGGACGACGACGACAACAACTACGAAAACTACAAGAAAGAAACCCATCACTGAGTTAAACACAATCCTAGCTACTAGCATTGCGACAATAATGGATAATACCCCTGTCCTTTCTGTTGACACGTTCTTTAATCTTGACATGGAGCCCTTCCAGCACACCAATGGGGAGAGTGAACCATCAGGGACAGAAGATAAACATACAGATCTGCAAAACTTTGAGAAAACCTACACAGATATAGAAAATGCACCAAGTTATAGTCTTCCAAATCCTGAGGACATCTCAAACAGCTTTCAAGAAACAGAAACATTTCCAGCTAGAACCCGAGCTGGCTCCCGCAGCGCCAAACCGAAGAACAAGACCCAAAACGATAATCTCGAAGAGTTCAACAAATTAATGGCATTTTTAGAAAAATACTTTCCAGACATAAAATCTTTGGTTGAAAAAAGCACTGATATGAATGCCACAGAAGAAGCATTTGCAACACTTGCTGTTCTGAAAAATTTCCTGTACCCAAGAAACCCTGAAATGAAGGAAAGCACACGGGAGGCTCTGAACAAGATCCTGGAGGATGAAGCAAAGGTGTTAGAACTTCTCCTGGAAAATAACAGCTAG